The Dehalococcoides mccartyi CG5 genome contains the following window.
CCCTCAGCCGTTTCAGTTACAGATTTATCTCTTATCTTACCCTGCTGAGGGATGAATACCCCTCAACAGACGAAGAGCAATCAGTCCACCTTAATCTGGTTTATCCGAATGTCAAAACCGACCTGAACCGCTGGATGCCGCTATTTAAATGGTTTTTAGCCATACCCCATTATATTTTGTTGGCTTTCCTGGGATTTGCCGCATTTATATGCACCATATTCGCTTGGTTTACCATTGTATTTACCGGTAAATACCCGAAGTCACTGTTTGATTTTGTAGTGGGGGTGCTGCGTTGGGGGCTCAGGGTATCCGCTTACTCCTCCCTGCTGATTACAGATATCTATCCGCCATTCAGTCTGGAACCTTAAGCCAAGCCACAAATATGCTAACGGCTAAAATATCAGACAGGCTAAAAACCAAACATGAGTGAAATATCTGATGGGATTATAGCTTTGCGGGGAGAGAGCGGCTTTAAAGCCGTCATACTGTTTCCTGCCTGCATTTGGCGGAACTGGAAGAAACCTGTTTAATTCTTCAGAACTTGCCAATCAGCCGGATTCCGACAAAGGTATACCAAAAGCTAAGCTATGTCTCTATGGATAACTCCTGCCATATTTTAACCCATAACCTTGAGCGGCTTTTAAACCCCAAACCATACTCCATTAAGCCGCTCAGGGCAGACACTCGTCATAGCCCCGCAGAACCACCT
Protein-coding sequences here:
- a CDS encoding DUF4389 domain-containing protein, with the protein product MMSSVTQYPATLSVDYQDKPRDRVNVAFRLLMIIPVAIILSLISGGSYKYTIDHITYSAGNAGGIIILATVLMILFQQRYPKWWFDWNLALSRFSYRFISYLTLLRDEYPSTDEEQSVHLNLVYPNVKTDLNRWMPLFKWFLAIPHYILLAFLGFAAFICTIFAWFTIVFTGKYPKSLFDFVVGVLRWGLRVSAYSSLLITDIYPPFSLEP